A window of Balearica regulorum gibbericeps isolate bBalReg1 chromosome Z, bBalReg1.pri, whole genome shotgun sequence contains these coding sequences:
- the ATOSB gene encoding atos homolog protein B: protein MRHIHAETSLPPERSRDPSLSRSSGEAPLEPSSQHCTRHSILMGYNETEIKRQKVYQVSIFSHLSNSSESTEQQAGSRLAIKRGYPEQRAPERGRDPKRTHWGGRVVDGKRDGGPGPASLDDDDTFEDGLLVEELSLCGSAQHFSHSGLRVVEHRCEGSPSHSPKASREDKSHDVSSSSWPQHVACSTLHMRGSCLASSGDQPTDYGENGEQASGHNLLHLDLHNIAQTVPLDSDGKREKPGSSPAHSSRASGEEEWPAVANGCKEPPALQTALSPEPSNLTSLEKTPCGTSQLSSSCPAKRKLLPAGEVVADSCSEDESLSPPARKKRVLLCHPVPTACRSTDAKGAPFWNHLLPTAKSSADCTAVGRRLKSGLRLKSRHLRSSLRRGTRSSAVPWANTTTVSHALLGNFEESILKGRFAPSGRIEGFTAEIGASGSYCPQHATLPVDVTYFDISEHSAPSPFLGVIDLEALGKKGYSVPKAGTIQVTLFNPNKTVVKMFLVTYDFQDMPANHMTFLRHRIFLVPVEEKEGATVATSNPLGTGPPRRVLCYLMHLRFHSSKSGKIYLHDDIRLLFSRKSIEVDSGIPYELKSFTEMPRNPCYSPRA, encoded by the exons ATGCGGCACATCCATGCAGAAACGTCCCTGCCCCCAGAACGCAGCAGGGACCCCAGCCTGTCCCGGTCCAGTGGAGAGGCACCCTTGGAGCCTTCTTCGCAGCACTGCACGCGCCACAGTATCCTCATGGGCTACAATGAGACAGAGATCAAGCGCCAGAAGGTTTATCAGGTCTCCATCTTCTCCCATCTCTCCAACTCCTCTgagagcacagagcagcaggcaggcagccggCTGGCCATCAAGAGAGGTTACCCTGAGCAGCGAGCTCCGGAGAGGGGACGAGATCCCAAACGAACTCACTGGGGTGGCAGGGTGGTGGATGGCAAGCGTGATGGGGGCCCTGGGCCGGCCTCCCTCGATGATGATGACACCTTCGAGGATGGTCTGCTGGTGGAGGAGCTATCCCTGTGCGGCTCTGCCCAGCACTTCTCCCACAGTGGGCTGCGAGTGGTGGAGCACCGGTGTGAGGGCAGCCCTAGCCACAGCCCCAAGGCCAGCAGAGAGGACAAGTCACATgatgtctcctcctcctcctggccccaGCACGTTGCTTGCAGTACTTTGCACATGAGAGGCAGTTGCCTTGCCTCATCAGGGGATCAACCTACAGACTACGGGGAGAATGGGGAGCAGGCAAGTGGCCACAACTTACTTCACCTTGATTTGCACAATATTGCACAAACAGTCCCTTTGGACTCTgatgggaagagagagaagccaGGGAGCAGTCCAGCTCACAGCAGCAGGGCTAGTGGAGAAGAGGAATGGCCAGCAGTGGCCAACGGGTGCAAGGagcccccagctctgcagacagcacTCAGCCCTGAGCCCAGCAACCTGACCTCCCTGGAGAAGACGCCCTGCGGGAccagccagctcagcagcagctgcccggCCAAAaggaagctgctgcctgctggcgAGGTTGTCGCCGACTCCTGCTCTGAGGATGAGAGCCTGTCCCCGCCAGCAAGGAAGAAGAGGGTCCTACTATGCCATCCGGTGCCCACGGCCTGCCGCAGCACCGATGCCAAGGGGGCCCCATTCTGGAATCACCTGCTTCCCACAGCCAAG AGCTCTGCGGATTGCACTGCGGTCGGGAGGAGGCTGAAGAGCGGGCTGCGCCTCAAATC GCGACATCTTCGGAGCAGCCTGCGGAGGGGTACCAGGTCCTCTGCAGTGCCCTGGGCCAACACCACCACTGTCAGCCATGCTCTACTGGGCAACTTTGAG GAGTCCATCCTGAAAGGGCGCTTTGCACCGTCGGGGAGGATCGAGGGATTCACAGCAGAGATTGGTGCCAGTGGCTCCTACTGCCCCCAGCATGCCACTCTGCCCGTTGATGTCACCTACTTTGACATCTCTGAACACAGCGCGCCCTCGCCTTTCCTG GGAGTGATTGACTTGGAGGCCTTGGGAAAGAAGGGTTACAGTGTCCCCAAAGCTGGAACCATCCAAGTG acCTTATTTAACCCCAACAAGACTGTGGTGAAGATGTTCTTGGTGACGTACGACTTCCAGGACATGCCAGCCAACCACATGACCTTCTTACGCCATCGCATCTTCCTGGTGCccgtggaggagaaggagggggcCACCGTGGCCACCAGCAATCCGCTGGGCACTGGCCCACCCCGCAGGGTCCTCTGCTACCTGATGCACCTAAG GTTTCACAGCTCCAAGTCAGGGAAGATCTACCTTCATGACGACATCCGGCTGCTTTTCTCTCGCAAGTCGATCGAGGTTGACTCGGGGATCCCCTACGAACTGAAATCTTTCACGGAGATGCCGAGAAACCCCTGCTACTCACCCCGGGCCTGA
- the STOML2 gene encoding stomatin-like protein 2, mitochondrial, which yields MLARAGIRAGPGLGLLQRSQQLKRSAWLAPAPCRLNSGLPMNIGVLFVPQQEAWVVERMGKFHRILEPGLNFLIPLLDRIRYVQSLKEIVINVPEQSAVTLDNVTLQIDGVLYLRVMDPYKASYGVEDPEYAVTQLAQTTMRSELGKLSLDRVFRERESLNANIVDAINQASDCWGIRCLRYEIKDIHVPPRVKESMQMQVEAERRKRATVLESEGTRESAINVAEGQKQAQILASEAEKAEQINKAAGEANAMLVRARAKAEAIQLLAAALAQQHGSAAASLSVAEQYVSAFSKLAKDSNTLLLPANTGDVTNMVAQALGIYATLTKPQAVKTQAEMPPAHEDPQPPAAEVLKAEQASSS from the exons ATGCTGGCGCGGGCGGGGAtccgggccgggcccggcctcGGCCTGCTGCAG cgCTCCCAGCAGCTGAAGCGTTCAGCGTGGCTGGCCCCGGCACCATGCCGCTTGAACTCCGGCCTGCCCATGAATATTGGGGTGCTCTTTGTGCCGCAGCAGGAGGCTTGGGTCGTGGAGAGGATGGGCAAGTTCCACCGAATCCTTGAGCCT GGTTTGAATTTCCTTATCCCTCTGCTGGATCGGATTCGTTACGTGCAGAGTCTCAAAGAAATCGTCATTAACGTCCCAGAGCAGTCAGCTGTCACCTTAG ATAACGTCACCCTGCAGATTGATGGCGTGCTCTATCTGCGGGTTATGGACCCCTACAAG GCCAGCTACGGGGTGGAAGATCCTGAGTACGCAGTGACCCAGCTGGCCCAGACCACCATGAGATCTGAACTTGGCAAACTCTCCCTTGACAGAGTTTTCCGG GAGCGCGAGTCCCTCAACGCCAACATTGTGGATGCCATCAACCAGGCCTCGGACTGCTGGGGCATCCGGTGCCTGCGCTATGAGATCAAGGACATTCACGTGCCCCCGCGTGTGAAGGAATCCATGCAGATGCAG GTAGAGGCAGAACGACGGAAACGAGCGACAGTGCTGGAGTCAGAGGGGACGCGGGAATCGGCTATCAACGTGGCTGAGGGGCAGAAGCAGGCCCAGATCCTGGCGTCAGAAGCTGAGAAGGCCGAACAAATTAACAAAGCTGCTG GAGAAGCCAATGCCATGCTGGTCAGGGCCAGAGCCAAGGCGGAGGCTATTCAGCTCCTGGCAGCCGCTCTGGCACAGCAG CACGGTAGCGCCGCCGCCTCTCTCTCTGTGGCAGAGCAGTATGTGAGCGCCTTCTCCAAGCTTGCCAAAGACTCCAACACCCTCCTGCTACCCGCCAACACTGGCGACGTCACCAACATGGTCGCGCAG GCCCTGGGCATCTACGCCACGCTGACCAAGCCCCAGGCTGTGAAGACCCAGGCCGAGATGCCCCCAGCCCACGAGGACCCCCAGCCTCCCGCTGCAGAGGTGCTTAAGGCAGAGCAGGCCAGCTCCAGCTAG